From a single Arachis hypogaea cultivar Tifrunner chromosome 3, arahy.Tifrunner.gnm2.J5K5, whole genome shotgun sequence genomic region:
- the LOC112789350 gene encoding cytochrome P450 89A2-like — protein MRNSNMETWFIFIMLFLGVSIIIKRILYLVFPRYPLPPGPPKVPIIGNFKLLQRFNKDPKTVLEKLHAKYGPIFSFQMGSHTDIFIANRFLAHQALIQNGSTFADRPVAVPTKKIISSNQNDILFSFYGPVWRALRRNLTSNILHPSQVKSYANARKWVLDMLLDRLKSESGASNPIRVIDHFQYSVFCLLSFMCFGDKLDEKQIREIEDSLRSMLLSFTKYNVLNFWPTITRILFWKRWKEFLQLRRDLEALLIPYIDARKKAKQERLGKDGKEDNTNEFVLCYVDTLLDLQLVEEDEGSKLDYGNICTLCSEFLNAGTDTTSTALEWIMANLVKYPQIQERLVEEIREIMVEGENQVKEEDLPKLPYLKSVILEGLRRHPPLHYVAPHRVTKDVVLDGFLVPTTASVNFFVAEIGRDPTAWDDPMAFKPERFMDNGGTTFDIMGSKEIKMMPFGAGRRMCPGYGLAILHLEYFVANLVWNFEWKAMSGDDIDLSEKLLFTTVMKKSLKVHILPRK, from the coding sequence ATGCGGAATAGTAACATGGAAACTTGGTTCATCTTTATTATGCTCTTTCTTGGTGTCTCAATAATCATCAAACGCATACTTTACCTTGTGTTTCCACGGTATCCCCTCCCTCCGGGGCCTCCAAAAGTGCCTATCATAGGTAACTTCAAATTACTCCAACGATTCAATAAAGATCCTAAGACTGTTCTTGAGAAACTTCATGCCAAATATGGTCCAATCTTTTCTTTTCAAATGGGCTCTCATACCGACATTTTCATTGCCAATCGATTCCTTGCGCACCAAGCATTGATCCAAAATGGCAGTACCTTTGCGGACCGCCCTGTTGCTGTTCCTACCAAGAAAATCATTAGCAGCAATCAAAATGACATCCTTTTTAGCTTCTATGGTCCTGTATGGCGCGCTCTCCGGCGAAACCTCACTTCAAATATCCTCCACCCTTCACAGGTCAAGTCCTATGCAAATGCACGCAAATGGGTTTTAGATATGCTTCTTGATCGATTAAAATCTGAGTCGGGGGCTAGCAACCCCATAAGGGTCATTGATCATTTTCAATATAGCGTGTTTTGCTTGCTCAGTTTTATGTGTTTTGGTGACAAGCTTGATGAGAAGCAAATTAGGGAAATCGAGGATAGTCTACGCAGCATGCTCTTGAGCTTTACTAAGTACAATGTCTTGAATTTTTGGCCAACAATCACAAGGATATTGTTTTGGAAGAGATGGAAGGAATTCTTGCAGCTAAGAAGAGATCTAGAAGCCTTGTTGATTCCTTATATTGACGCTCGAAAGAAAGCCAAGCAAGAGAGACTTGGCAAGGATGGCAAAGAGGACAACACAAATGAGTTTGTTTTGTGCTATGTGGATACTTTGTTGGATTTGCAACTCGTGGAGGAAGATGAAGGGAGCAAGCTTGATTATGGGAATATTTGCACCTTATGCTCAGAGTTTCTAAATGCCGGAACAGATACTACTTCGACAGCATTGGAATGGATCATGGCAAATTTGGTGAAGTACCCTCAAATCCAAGAAAGACTTGTGGAGGAAATTAGAGAGATCATGGTTGAAGGAGAGAACCAGGTGAAGGAGGAAGATTTGCCAAAATTGCCATATCTAAAGTCTGTGATTTTGGAGGGTCTACGACGCCATCCACCACTGCACTATGTGGCTCCTCATAGAGTAACCAAGGATGTGGTTCTGGATGGTTTTTTGGTTCCTACCACTGCCTCTGTAAATTTCTTTGTGGCTGAGATAGGTAGGGACCCTACAGCTTGGGATGACCCTATGGCCTTTAAGCCAGAGAGGTTCATGGACAATGGAGGAACAACTTTTGATATAATGggaagtaaagagataaagatgATGCCATTTGGGGCTGGGAGGAGAATGTGCCCTGGATATGGTTTAGCAATTCTCCACTTGGAGTATTTTGTGGCCAATTTAGTTTGGAATTTTGAGTGGAAGGCTATGAGTGGAGATGACATTGATTTGTCAGAGAAGCTGCTATTCACAACTGTGATGAAGAAATCCTTAAAGGTTCATATATTGCCTAGGAAATAA